The Miscanthus floridulus cultivar M001 chromosome 7, ASM1932011v1, whole genome shotgun sequence genome includes a region encoding these proteins:
- the LOC136464014 gene encoding proline-rich receptor-like protein kinase PERK8, whose product MPEKPPLLRRRRPTAAAGSWVRSLHCKSMAADDVAARVATTAPIKKLLPRAGCGSSGDTLNHVVSSKLTSRPKPKPKPKPSPEPAKKKTAKPKPVSVPPSPPPGPLGPVPALTELPAGHSSRQVVEIIFLSSWSSPVPVPQPPPPPGPPTTTNTTSSGAFPGVVEMLFRVHNPARAVARFEDYRAAVRARAGGASRSAADGNEMMRFSPAPPTYRSSPSSAGAATTGGEEDGPPRIRTFDGSGGAHASAARGPAAGRRAMFLCRVIAGRVAEAAAAKDEHLDSVRVGRGGELVVFDRRAVLPCFLIIYKL is encoded by the coding sequence ATGCCGGAGAAGCCTCCactgctccgccgccgccgcccgacggcggcggcggggagctgGGTCCGGTCCCTCCACTGCAAGTCCATGGCGGCCGACGACGTGGCCGCCAGAGTCGCGACGACGGCGCCCATCAAGAAGCTCCTCCCGCGCGCTGGCTGCGGGAGCTCCGGTGACACCCTCAACCACGTCGTCTCGTCCAAGCTCACCAGCAGGCCGAAGCCCAAGCCCAAGCCCAAGCCGAGTCCCGAACCGGCGAAGAAGAAGACGGCCAAGCCGAAGCCGGTGTCTgtgccgccgtcgccgcctccgGGGCCTCTCGGCCCGGTCCCGGCGCTCACCGAGCTCCCGGCGGGGCACTCGTCGCGGCAGGTGGTGGAGATCATCTTCCTCTCCTCGTGGTCGTCTCCGGTTCCGGTTCCACAACCTCCGCCTCCCCCGGGAccgcccaccaccaccaacaccaccagCAGCGGCGCGTTCCCGGGTGTGGTGGAGATGCTGTTCCGCGTGCACAACCCGGCGCGCGCCGTGGCGCGCTTCGAGGACTACCGCGCCGCGGTGCGCGCCCGGGCCGGCGGGGCCTCGCGCAGCGCCGCCGACGGCAACGAGATGATGCGCTTCTCCCCGGCGCCGCCGACGTACCGCTCCTCGCCCTCCTCGGCGGGTGCCGCGACGACGGGCGGCGAGGAGGACGGCCCCCCGCGCATCCGGACGttcgacggcagcggcggcgcgcacGCCAGCGCAGCGCGTGGGCCCGCGGCCGGCCGCCGCGCCATGTTCCTGTGCAGGGTCATCGCCGGCCGCGTGGCGGAGGCGGCAGCCGCCAAGGACGAGCACTTGGACTCCGTCCGGGTCGGCAGGGGCGGCGAGCTGGTGGTGTTCGACCGGCGCGCCGTGCTCCCCTGCTTCCTCATCATCTACAAGCTgtaa